One Streptobacillus ratti genomic region harbors:
- a CDS encoding MurR/RpiR family transcriptional regulator → MKYITLIQSFYPSFSKQELKVADYVIKERDAICFMPLHEITKKINVSEATIVRFVKKIGFKGFIDFKLEVAREIATIEDERNTKEHYIENIEYNILETIKDTKILINKKDVEKAIEAIESSKKLYVFGMGASGVAALEFQNRFMRFGKIGHSVSDGHFQVMYASTTTEKDVIVVISLSGETVDLIYPLSIAKNNGCKIIAITNYILSPIAKMSDIVILTSGKETLLNGGALVSKISQLYIIDVLATGYALRNSKKAKLVRQGMAEAIANKNK, encoded by the coding sequence ATGAAATATATTACATTGATACAGTCGTTTTATCCGTCTTTTAGTAAACAAGAACTTAAAGTTGCAGATTATGTAATTAAAGAAAGAGATGCAATTTGTTTTATGCCTCTTCATGAAATTACTAAAAAAATAAATGTATCAGAAGCAACTATAGTTAGGTTTGTAAAGAAAATTGGGTTTAAAGGTTTTATTGATTTTAAACTTGAGGTTGCAAGAGAAATAGCCACGATAGAAGATGAAAGAAACACAAAAGAACACTATATTGAAAATATTGAGTATAATATACTAGAAACTATAAAAGATACAAAAATTTTAATTAATAAAAAAGATGTAGAAAAAGCAATAGAGGCAATAGAAAGTTCTAAAAAATTGTATGTATTTGGAATGGGAGCATCAGGTGTTGCTGCTTTAGAATTTCAAAATAGGTTTATGAGATTTGGAAAAATTGGACATAGTGTAAGTGATGGACATTTTCAGGTAATGTATGCCTCAACTACTACAGAAAAAGATGTGATAGTTGTAATAAGTTTATCTGGAGAAACTGTAGATTTAATTTATCCATTATCAATAGCTAAGAATAATGGTTGTAAAATAATTGCCATTACAAATTATATACTATCCCCCATTGCCAAAATGTCAGATATTGTTATATTAACTTCTGGTAAAGAAACATTACTTAATGGTGGAGCATTAGTATCTAAAATTTCTCAGTTATATATTATAGATGTATTAGCTACAGGATATGCACTGAGAAATAGTAAAAAAGCAAAATTAGTAAGACAAGGTATGGCAGAAGCTATAGCCAACAAGAATAAATAG
- a CDS encoding N-acetylmannosamine-6-phosphate 2-epimerase: MSNKLLEQLKGQLIVSCQALPGEPLYIENDTIMPLMARAAIKAGAKGIRANGVLDVKEIKKEVNVPVIGLLKKNYEGFPQYITVGMSEIDVLVEAGADIIALDCTLRERYDGKTINEFIVEIKAKYPKILLMADISNLEEGINAEKAGVDIVGTTLNGYTPYTETLDKGPNYSLIEELVAVVKIPVIAEGRIHTPESARKMLELGAYAVVVGGAITRPLEITNRFIEGMGLK, encoded by the coding sequence GTGAGTAACAAATTATTAGAACAATTAAAAGGACAATTAATAGTGTCTTGTCAAGCACTTCCTGGAGAACCATTGTATATTGAAAATGATACAATTATGCCATTAATGGCAAGAGCAGCTATAAAAGCAGGTGCAAAAGGAATAAGAGCAAATGGAGTATTAGATGTTAAGGAAATAAAAAAAGAAGTTAATGTTCCTGTTATAGGGTTACTTAAGAAAAACTATGAAGGATTTCCTCAATATATTACGGTTGGTATGTCTGAAATAGATGTTTTAGTTGAAGCAGGTGCAGATATTATAGCACTTGATTGTACTTTAAGAGAAAGATATGATGGAAAAACTATTAATGAATTTATTGTAGAAATTAAGGCTAAATATCCAAAAATTTTATTAATGGCTGATATTTCAAATTTAGAAGAGGGAATAAATGCTGAAAAAGCTGGAGTAGATATTGTAGGTACTACTCTTAATGGATATACACCTTATACTGAAACATTAGATAAAGGACCAAATTATAGTTTGATAGAAGAATTAGTGGCTGTAGTTAAAATACCTGTCATTGCAGAGGGAAGAATACATACTCCTGAGTCAGCTAGAAAAATGTTAGAGCTTGGAGCATATGCAGTAGTGGTAGGAGGAGCAATTACAAGACCTTTAGAAATAACAAATAGATTTATTGAGGGTATGGGATTAAAATGA